A single region of the Chitinophaga niabensis genome encodes:
- a CDS encoding ribonucleoside-diphosphate reductase small subunit, with protein sequence MSNENEILLKENKDRFVILPINYPAIWEHYKRHEASFWTAEEIDLSSDLKDWNNMNDGERHFISHVLAFFAASDGIVNENLAVNFMSEVQIPEARCFYGFQIMMENIHSETYALLIDTYISDPVEKNRLFHAIDTIPAVTKKAQWALRWINNGTFAQRLVAFAAVEGIFFSGSFCSIFWLKKRGLMPGLTFSNELISRDEGLHCEFACLLYSMLNGKLDEKEVHEIIRDAVEIEKEFITDALPAALIGMNSELMKQYIEFVADRWISELGCKKIYNATNPFDFMEMISLQGKTNFFEKRVGDYQKSGVIGGKEANTFSLDEDF encoded by the coding sequence ATGAGTAACGAGAATGAGATATTACTGAAGGAAAACAAAGACCGGTTTGTAATCCTCCCGATAAACTACCCCGCCATCTGGGAACACTATAAACGCCACGAAGCCAGTTTCTGGACTGCCGAAGAAATTGACCTTTCCAGTGATCTGAAAGATTGGAATAACATGAATGACGGAGAGCGTCACTTTATCTCACACGTACTGGCATTTTTTGCTGCGTCTGACGGGATTGTGAACGAGAACCTGGCCGTGAACTTCATGAGTGAAGTGCAGATCCCTGAAGCACGTTGTTTTTATGGTTTCCAGATCATGATGGAAAACATCCACTCTGAAACATATGCATTGCTGATCGATACATATATCAGCGATCCTGTTGAGAAGAACCGCCTTTTCCATGCGATTGATACCATCCCTGCTGTTACCAAAAAAGCTCAGTGGGCTTTGCGTTGGATCAACAACGGCACATTCGCACAGCGCCTGGTAGCTTTTGCTGCCGTAGAAGGTATTTTCTTCAGTGGAAGTTTCTGCTCCATCTTCTGGCTGAAAAAACGCGGCCTCATGCCCGGCCTGACCTTCTCCAATGAGCTGATCAGCCGTGATGAAGGATTACACTGCGAATTTGCCTGCCTGCTTTACAGCATGCTGAACGGCAAACTGGATGAAAAAGAAGTACACGAGATCATCCGCGATGCCGTAGAGATAGAAAAAGAATTTATTACAGACGCTTTGCCTGCTGCATTGATCGGCATGAACAGCGAGCTGATGAAACAATACATCGAATTTGTGGCAGACCGCTGGATCAGCGAGCTCGGCTGCAAGAAGATCTACAATGCAACCAATCCTTTCGACTTTATGGAAATGATATCCTTACAGGGAAAAACCAATTTCTTCGAAAAACGGGTAGGTGACTATCAAAAATCAGGCGTGATCGGTGGCAAAGAAGCAAATACGTTCAGCCTTGATGAAGACTTTTAA